The sequence GTAAAAAGACCATTTCCCATACTGTTTGTGGCATTTAAAACGCTTAAGAACACGCTAAAGATCAATAAGAGGCGACGAGTAAAACAGACCGTATTTTGAAATTATATGGGTTAAATGGTTGTGGTTATTATACTGTTACGTACTTCTAGGATTTAACTATTTTCTTAAGATACTgattcaaatttttgaaaatgagtACTACGCTTAGCCAAAAGGATTATATAAAGAGATATCTATCTAAGTCGGATAGTACtaagaagaaaaagaaaaggaagccTAATACCGCAGCGCAGTCGAAGTATTGCATgatatattttttagaaataaaagttATGCTACTTTTTCTTACGTAAATTTCCGAGTTCGAGGGTAATTTTGGAGCATAGTAacttttcattcaattttttttgttccaaaacGTATTATTTTCCAATTGTTCTCTATGATGGCATTATAATATTTGGAATGAACCATTAGGTTACATTTTAAATAGAGTGGTTAGTTAAGTTATCAGCAATAATTgttgctaacctaatctaactgtaatttttttatttaacctaactTTAACCGATTCTCCATTCATAGTACACAggattttttaatgttgataagTAAAACCAACTAACTGTTCTCAAGATTTTGttggtgggcatgtcacaaatgtaaataaataaattattggtaAAATACTTGAAGTATCGCAACCCTCTCTTAGAGAATTATGGGAAAACATGCCAGGAATTAAGTAAATGcatgttgaaatattttattggagAAGTTATTCTGTTCAAGAATTACCGTGAGGGTGACGACAGGGTGGTTTCATGGAGTTAGAGGTCTCTtctgagtgcaaaaaaaaattaatctacaaATGGAACTAACTGGTTTTTAAGAAACTTGATAGTTacaaaaatggtattttttttagtatgtacTTAATGTCACTTCATTGCCCAGCATAGGTACGGATTTTGAacagtcaaaatttcaaagaaCTGTAATAGTGTGGGGGCATTCTGGAGGATAAAAAGGCACACATTTGTACAAACAACATTCATTGTTACACTTAATTTTGGTAATATCTCAGTGTCACAGTGTATTTGAtgagaaattatattttcaaacctACTAAGTAATGTACCTTTATTACCCTGGTAAATTCTTACcagattctaaattattttggttgAGGTTGAAATGTCGCAGatgtaacctaaccaacctttcacactATTTTACAGTATATTAATTGTTGTTGACCCAACCCTAAAAAACCTTTGCCTTTTGAAACAATTCTGTACAGTAACAAAAACTTTTGAGTGTGCCCTTGTAATGTGATCTGCGACAGGTTAATCTGGAAAGTAGGTAGGTAGCTACTGATTGTGACCAagtattattaataaacaaaaataattttttgacaatAGAATTAATACTAAGTTACATAGAAAATTATTATATtcaatttttggtaaatatgtacagtcgcggtagatgctaaaaaaaatgctaaaaatccgaaaacacttttattctgtgctctttcacttcctcttttcaaatcaaccggcggagataagaaattccaactactttcggagatatcgaattttttaattttcatcacaatacctgcgtattcatgcggaaaaaaatgctaacaatccgaaaatacttttattctatgctctttcacttcctcttttcaaatcaaccggcggagataagaaattccaaatactttatgagatatcaaattttttaatttatcaatacAACGCCtgtttaacccttcgaacgtcgccattttttattttgacgtgtgttagtgaatgcgtaataaataaaatggtcgattaggtcaggtcagttacattataaatactttcaaactaagcggacattaaaaataatgtgaatttaatttaatggttctttagttttaaattatttataatgtaactgacctgacctaacaaaacccggacaaatgatgaacattaacaactcacgtaatttttttttacttattacttgcgcaacaatatccaaataaaaaaataatactttaaaattagaaacgttaaaaactcacctaagttggaggcgggtacatttcctttgccactataaggaaatgatgtagtcgttcacggcagaagttgaccgattaattaaacatcgtattgaacaataaatgaataaataatcacgtattggttcatttgaatactgaccaatcactgaataaataatcacctattggttaatttgaatactggccaatcacggaacagtcacgtgacaaaattgtccaataagaaacatgatactcgtaaacaagaaaccttattatctatgacaagaaacaatggttatcgccgcatactacgcaggtattgtgatgaaaattaaaaaatttgatatctcctaaagtatttggaatttcttacctccgccggttgatttgaaaagaggaagtgaaagagcacagaataaaagtattttcagatttttagcattttttttggcatctaccgcgactgtacatatttacccaatTTTTGTCTGTAATTGCTACACTCTAAATTTAACTGCAAATACTCCTTTGAAAATACTGGAACTGAGAGTCACTCAGTTCAACAAGTCGTTTACACTTTGTACTCTtcacaacaggaaaaaaaaaaattatttacagactaattaacaatttaaataatgaagaaaACATGTAGGTCTTGAAACTAATGagatgaaaatgaaataacctaATATTGGAATAAAAACAAAGCTTAATGTAAATATacaatgtttgtaattgttagGGAAGAAACAGTGAGAtgttttccaaacaaaaattattctattttgaAATTGATTTGTATGCAGCTGCATACCAGTTCAGGATCACGTTTGTAGAGACAATTATTTATTTGGGAAACATGAAAACATAGTTTAAATAGCAAATTTATGTTAGTTTGTAGGTGATGTATTTATAAGCTTTTGACTTATGGGTTTGTTattctcataaatatttaaaaaaaaaaaaaaaactcaaaatgctTATTTTAGTTAGGTAGTCTATGTCTTGTATGCATGGGTAGAGCTTAATTTTGGTTGTTGGTAGGATCCAAATAAAGAATAATTTATCATTGCTTTGTGAAAGGAAGCTGTAATTTAACTCTGAGTTATTTGGTGGAAGTACTTGTGAATTCGTAAGTTTAACTTTTAGCTGAGTTTGTGTTGCAGGTTGCGCATTGTGGTGTTGCAGCTTACACGTTGTGGTGTTGCAGATTGCTCATGGTGGTGTTGCAGTTTGCACATTGTGGTGTTGCAGCTTGCACATTGTGGTGTTGCAGCTTGCGCATTGTGGTGTTGCAGGTTGCGCATTGTGGACGATGACATTGACCTGAGCAGCATGCGGCCGGTAGGCGACGACGAACTGGAACTCTACAACCTGGACGAGGATGCTCCCCAAGTCGCCGGCGTCATCGACGAACGCCCGGAGGAAGTGCGCACAATGGAAGATTTCAGGGCATCCAAGCGGTGGAAAGTTGTTTCTGATAGCACAAGCGATATAATAGTGACAGAGTTTAATGGTAGCTCAGGGAATAAAAACTCAGGTGATAAATTGAAACCAAATGAGGATGGGAGCAAAAGTTCAGTTTCTTGTAAGAAAGACAGTGCAGGTTCTGAAGTAGAAGATTCATCTGTACATCACTCTGTCAAAGATTCGAAGCAACTTATAGGTGATTCAGATATTTCTCCAGTGCTGAAGATAAAATCAGAAAGAATAACAGACAGTGATAGTGATACTTCAGTTTCGAGAAAGTACCGGTTAGTACATAAGAATGGCTTGGAACATAAAGATTCTAGGAGTCTGGAAGAAAACCGAAAATTGACACATAAATCAATAAGTAATGACTTGAAGATATCAGTGTCAAAGAAacctagaaataaaaataaattggatatCAACATGCATAACGATAGTGATTCAGATTTATCTGTGCCACGACAATCTAGAAAAAAGGAGAGAGATAAAGGATTAGATGAAAATATGAAACGTAAAAAAGATTTAAGTGGACAAAGTGACTCGGATCTCTCTCTCCCACGGCCTTCTAAAGGCAAAGAAGTAAAAAACAGAAAGtcagaaaaagaaagaaaaagattCATAAAAAAAGAATTGAGTGAACAGAGTGATTCTGACTTGTCTTTGTCTCGACCTCCAAAATGTAAAGCTGATAAACACAAAAGGCCAGAAGAAGATCGAAAAAGACACAGGAAAAGTGATAATGATTCAGATTTGTCTCTGCCACGACCTTCTAAAAGTAAAGAGAGATTAAAACACAAAAGGAAAGAAGTAGTAGAGAAAAGACGCAGGCAAAAAAGCTCTAGTGAACAAAGTGATTCTGATTTAACTCTGCCTCGACTTTCAAAAAGTGATAGGGTAATAGATAAAAGGCCAGAACAAGTAAATACAAAAGACAGGGAAAAAATATTGAGAGATGAAAGAGATTCTGATTCGTCTCTGCCAAGACCATCAAAAAGTGATGGTAGAGTGAAACACAGAAGGCCAGAAAGAATAAAGAAGCGACACAAGAATAAACATTCGAGTGGAGAAAGTGATTCAGATATTTCTGTACTACGACCTTCTAAAAGTGATGATAGGATGAAACACAAAAATCAAGAAGAAGCAAAGATGAGAGACAGGAAAAGAAAGTCTAGTAAAGATAGTGATTCTGATTTGTCTGAGCCCCGacctttaaaaaataaagacAGGGTGAAGCATAAAAGGTCAGAAGAAGTGGGGAAAAGACGCAGGAGAAAGGTATCTAGAGAACCAAGTGATTCTGATTTTTCTGTGCCTCGACCTTCAAAAAGTGATAGGGTGATACCCAGAAGTATAGAAGAAAATATGAGAGAGAGGAAAAAAGGTTGCAGAGAAGAAATTAGTTCTGATTCGTCTCTCCCACGACCATCAAAAAGTAACAGTAAATTGAAGCGTAAAAGATTAGAAAAACTAGAGCAAAAACGCACGAATAAAGGTTTGAGCAGAGAAAGTGATTCAGATATTTCTGTACCACAACCTTCAAAGAGTTACAGGTTTGAACACAAAAGTCGAGAAGAGAAGAAGAGAGTCAGGAAGAGATATTCTAGTGAAGAAAGTGATCATAAAGTGAAACATAAAAGTCGAGAAGTAATTAAAAGACACAGGAGAAACGGGTCAATCGAAGAAAATTCTGATACCTCTCTGAGAGGACTTTCAAAAAGTAATGACAGTTTTAAACACAGAAGGTCGAAAGAACTAAAGAAGCGAGATAGAAGTAAGAGGTCGAGTGAAGAAAGTGAAACAGATTCACCCCCACCAATGCCAACGAGAAACAAAGGTAGTGATGGAGAGAAAAGTTCTAAGAGGGAAGGAAAGCCAGCTTATCCAAAACCACATGGGAGGGATTCTGATTCTTGTGGACTCAAAGTGTTGCAGAGGAACAGCAGGTTTGACCACTCGCTGGCCAAAGAGGCGCGTGGTTCTCAGCCATGTTCGCCAGGGGAGGGCGGCAGGAGTGGTTCCCCGCCAAGGGCACCCGGGAGGAACTCTGCGCAGCCCAGCAGGAGCCCCGAGGCAGGAAGCAGGAAGCTGCAGAGGACGCTCGACGGCAAACTGGCCGGTCTCCAGGATGCCAAGAACCTGAGGGAAGAGATCCGCAGTTTTGCAGAACGAGAAAAGGACTTGTTCTCGAAGGTAAGTTAGTTGAATTTTCTCTTGGACACTTTTGAGGCATTTCAATGCTTTTTCAAGCATTTTACACTAGTACTAGCTAGTGCTTAAACAGTGATAAGATTGTGAATATGTAATTACTGAAATGATTGTGGATCATTTCAGTGTTGcagaaattttagaaaaaaatatacaaaaatatataggtaGTTTGTATCTGTTGTTTCAGATGTCTGATGACGTTTCTGGCAGACTGGCAGAGGCAGTTCGAAGAGACAGAAAGACAGGGAAGAAGCGAGATTTTGATGAAGAGGCTCGACAACAGAAAGAGAAAGAAGAGAAGGAACAGAAAGTCAAGGAAAAGTATTCCAGATGGGGAAAAGGGTAAGTTTAGAAATGTGCCTTGTTTAAGAATAACGTGTGCATGGGtccctgaaaagaaaaaaaaacaaatggaagtgcattttttttgtatgaaaacaATGTTTGGAAACCCCTCAAAttcacatttaataaaaaatttagtaaCATGTGGGGCTGTTGTTTATGGCTTTGTTTACTCAGCCTTATAATATGCTAGCTGATGTCCGTACTTTGCTACGGAAGTCTACAGCCAGAACACCCTCACAATGCTCATTAGAAATGAAGGGCTTAAATTATCCTTTCATAGTGCTGCTGTATGGCCTGCAATAAACCTATCTAGTGCAACCCTTTTGTATTTAGGTATACAGTGATCAGTCAGTGGGTGAGTGGGTTTTGGATTTTATATTCCACATAATAGACCTGGTCCTTTTTGTTATAATGATTATTTCAAACTGTACTTCCATACCAAATTTCACTTCTCAGTTCACTCAAAGTTGAAAATTAGAGATTTTTGTTTGGCCCTTGAATTTAactgaaattttgatttaaaaaaattagtgtgaCTTTAGATCCTAAAATCAGCCTATTCACAAAATTTTAGCTCTTAGGCCTTTCAGATTGGGAAATAAAGATTCTGATCGTAAGATTTCCAGGTGTGCTTTAATATAGAAGAAAATGGTGAAGgagatagatttaaaaaaaaaaaaagtgtgaaagcGGTCAAATGCAGGaaatttaatgttcttttgttttcgACTTGTTAGAAAACAATGCTTTGCACATTATAATTTGCGGAATTTTGGGTCACGTGATAAGtattgatataaaaataaatgttaatatatttattgtattttgtatctcacctttaaactgaaaacatgtgttttttttttgctatctttctttgaacttataaagtaaatgtaaatgtgatGAAACTAAATGTGAGGGCTTAAAATTTAGGAAGATACTTTGCTTGGGTTAGATatgttccagagataattataGACAatatctgtaagaattgaactagccaaggaaattattatttttttttgcattaaatatttaacattgttattttcttgagggATGTTGTGATATTGTAAATACAGTTTTTTACCTCATGGTAGTGGTGATTGCACATGAGGGTACGAACCATGATAACAAAGTCATGGCCACGGCCCAAAGCTCAAATTTGCCCTgagcatgacgagaagactgtgtgCCAGTCCAATTACACGTCTGACCAGGCGGACCCCTTAAGGGGGAAAAACGTATTTACAGGGTATCAgacttcaggtttttttttcaaaaacgttGCGATGTTGCAACGAAATTCCTTAGTGCAGTGCTCGTACGGCAGAGTGGCTGAGGTTGCTCGGCGATGTAGCCTGAAGCAGGTGGAGGAGCAGAAGCAGAACCTGGAGGAAGCCATGAAGCTGATGGCGAAGCCCCTGGCGCGCTACGCGGACGACGAGGACTTGGACCGGCTCCTGCGAGACCAGGAGCGGGACGGGGACCCCATGCTGGACTACATCCGCGGCAAGAAGGCGGCCAGCGACCCCGCCGCAAGTGAGCACTCCGCCTTCCTTTCCCCGGACAGGAGCCAGCTtgcaaatacagtaaaacctccattaacgaatattctatttaacgaaaaaccccatgcaacgaaataaaattttggtcccgccaaaccgccataagatcaatgctgttttaacctctaaataccgaattttatttgttccgaaatagtgaaattccctttacaacgaactgccacttttgaaaaacacgcaaaaataaacatctcctacaagatatccactaatttttttgcattcactgcttaaaaaatacgtgcgtataaccgtaaaataatatgcaccatcgcggaagacaataaataaacaaagcatcatggtgTCAGTCACCGAGATGAACAGACAGATTTATGGATCTAGCCCCTTTGTTAGTCACCAGTTCAATCGGCGCAgacctattattattattattattattattattattattacctgcAGTTGATACACCGAATCTATGGAAACTAATATATAGAGATGAAGATATCCAAGTATAcatgtactttaattaatttcactCTTCTAAGGGCTGAATCCACGAATAAGATCTTTTTGCAAAAACAATATCTTATCTTTaacgttattcattaattagtCCAGTATAGTAGTTCAAAACATCTGTAAGCTGTGAAGTGGTCATGAACATCAGTGTAACAGAGATGCTGAAAATGAAAGGTgtattgaaatttgaatttttactacCAACGTAATTAATTGTGACGCTGGTGACAATACACATTTACACAGACATACCCATTTACACTGCGTACTAAAATAATGAAAACGTGACAAGTGATTATCATTTACAAATATTCCAGATCAATATAGCTCATCATCTTTTTATTGATGATATTCGTAGTATTTAAGTTTGGTAGTTTGTTTATGTTAGATTTCAAACCAAAGATGTTTATAATACTCAGTCGAAGAGCAAGAGTTATAGGAACCTTTGGACTTAGAACTAATAGTAGCATACAAACTCAGTTTACAATTGGAGAGTGGACATTTATAtaattacttttatgaatagCATTATTGGATTGAACTTATGACATTTCAAATCTGTGAGATAACACTTAATTCACCATAGTTTCTTTTGAACAAATTTGACTAATTATTTGTGggtcaaataataaaacaattataaatcttGTGACTGTTCAGTATCAAAGGTTAACACGAACTTTATGCAGTTTGGGATACCTTTGGTTGGGGAAACAAACCTCGTCGAACTGCTACACGATTTGGAATGCTCTGGAAAACCTTTCAAACTCCGTGGCTTCCTTCCTGTGCTGCTGGCTCTGCAACTGCCGAAGTCGAATGTTAGGTTACTCCTCCGGTCCTCTCCCTCTGAACTTGACGTCGGTAAAATTGGAGTCGTCGTAGTGGATGCTGCCTCGGATCCCGTCGTCCGCGATGTCTCCTCTAGTAGATCGACATCCTTCCTTCGCGGCGTGGGTCGGCATCTCTTCTTTCTTGCTTCACGGACATATTTGATTCTCTGGTATCAAGCTAATTAACGTTGCCTGTACCAATCGACGGTCTTGATGTCATGCTCCATAATTGGTCACTACCTCTTCTAATACTTAGTAGTACCGGGTTTCTTGAAATGTATCAATATTATTCCTGGTTTTAGTAGTTCATTAATTGCTACTAAAACTTTACACGTTGATTCTTTGATTCTATAATCTCAAATTACATGGAACTTATTAACGATGTATCTTAATCCCTTGGCCGTCGAAAGAACAATCCAAAACTAAgcttccaaatttttttaaaaaaaataaacattttaattttccttgTTCCGAGCTCATCGATATATCGCTTGAAATCGCAAATATAGTTTAAGCGGAATATTAATTGTGCCCTAGCCTCCAAGAATAATAATCTCTTAAGTGTTATCTCTCAGGaacaatacataaatatagtaacaccgAATTTAATGGGACAATATCAAACaaagcattaataattattttaatcaagaaacatatttatagaaagtaataaaattaacgtctaagctagagtgaaatattcatagagaacaaaatttggaaataattttcaatataaggcaaagataaaattacacagagactaaaataaaaacatttaaaaacaaatgttttacttCTATGAGTGCTTCACTATGTACCTCTACAGAATTGCCCCTTCCAGAAATGTTCATAATGGACTATACATTGCTATAGGACTTTAAGGTTATTTCTCAAACTATATACTAATTACAAGCTTAgtcaatttaaatgtttttatacataTCTTATGTCGACAATAGTCTCTTAGCTTACCGAACATTGACATCAACATGACACTAAATTCAAAtgaatattattacaaacaaacatATAACAAACATTACgctaattcaataaatatttatctaCATGTGCAAGTGCATTGTCACCAGATATATGTTTTCAAGCGAAACATATGTAGCTATACCTGTCATTTAGGTGTCCACAGGAGTGTAATACTTCCTGAGCTGTGTGATGTTATAATTTCCCACTATTTGTTTAGTTTCTATATCTGTCAGTTCATAGCAATTATTACGTATTATATCAGTAATCATATATGGTCCGTCGAACAGTAGGAACAATTTTCTTGTGACGTATTTCCAAAATTGGCTCACAGGGTTGGTCCTCTTGAGTACCAATTCTCCGCAAACGAAATTCATTTTATATGCATCCTTCTGATATCTCTTGCGAAGTTCTGCAGTGGACCTCAATTTAGCTGCGACTAACTCTTCGGTTTCCTTCCTGATTTCTTCCAGTTCATTTTTCTCCTGTTCAGGAGCTTCGTCTTGAGGTTTAGGTATCATAGCTGGTGGAATGAGCAAAGACTGTTTTCCCGTGAGAGCTTCATACGGAGTGACACTGGTGGAACTGTGTACCGTGTTATTCAGAACACACTCTATAAAAGGTAACTTACACATCCAACTCTGTTGTGCGTCGTGGCAAAATGTTCGTAGCATGTTTCCCAACGTACGCATTTGCCTTTCAACCGGGTTACTTTGAGGGTGTCTCACTGAGGACATGGTGGGTATGATCCGCAATTTCTTTAACCCTTCTTGCCAAACTTGACTTATAAATTGTGTGGCATGATCAGAAATAATCACATCCGGGTGACCTACTTCTGCTACAAATTGCTTGACCTTTTGGAACACTATTTTGCTAGTGGCACAGACGATTGGGTACAACTTGGTGTATTTGGTAAACAGATCTACCATTACAAAAACATACTTTACACCTGCCGTCGATCTAGGCAAGGGTCCCAATACATCCACGGATACCAATTTCAGAGGTCTCTCAGGAACGATAGGCTGTAATTCTCCCTCAAGGTTCTGTTGTGCATGTTTCACCTTTTGACATAAGTCGCACGATTTTGTGATTACTGCTA comes from Bacillus rossius redtenbacheri isolate Brsri chromosome 4 unlocalized genomic scaffold, Brsri_v3 Brsri_v3_scf4_2, whole genome shotgun sequence and encodes:
- the LOC134542083 gene encoding BUD13 homolog isoform X1 — protein: MSTTLSQKDYIKRYLSKSDSTKKKKKRKPNTAAQSKLRIVDDDIDLSSMRPVGDDELELYNLDEDAPQVAGVIDERPEEVRTMEDFRASKRWKVVSDSTSDIIVTEFNGSSGNKNSGDKLKPNEDGSKSSVSCKKDSAGSEVEDSSVHHSVKDSKQLIGDSDISPVLKIKSERITDSDSDTSVSRKYRLVHKNGLEHKDSRSLEENRKLTHKSISNDLKISVSKKPRNKNKLDINMHNDSDSDLSVPRQSRKKERDKGLDENMKRKKDLSGQSDSDLSLPRPSKGKEVKNRKSEKERKRFIKKELSEQSDSDLSLSRPPKCKADKHKRPEEDRKRHRKSDNDSDLSLPRPSKSKERLKHKRKEVVEKRRRQKSSSEQSDSDLTLPRLSKSDRVIDKRPEQVNTKDREKILRDERDSDSSLPRPSKSDGRVKHRRPERIKKRHKNKHSSGESDSDISVLRPSKSDDRMKHKNQEEAKMRDRKRKSSKDSDSDLSEPRPLKNKDRVKHKRSEEVGKRRRRKVSREPSDSDFSVPRPSKSDRVIPRSIEENMRERKKGCREEISSDSSLPRPSKSNSKLKRKRLEKLEQKRTNKGLSRESDSDISVPQPSKSYRFEHKSREEKKRVRKRYSSEESDHKVKHKSREVIKRHRRNGSIEENSDTSLRGLSKSNDSFKHRRSKELKKRDRSKRSSEESETDSPPPMPTRNKGSDGEKSSKREGKPAYPKPHGRDSDSCGLKVLQRNSRFDHSLAKEARGSQPCSPGEGGRSGSPPRAPGRNSAQPSRSPEAGSRKLQRTLDGKLAGLQDAKNLREEIRSFAEREKDLFSKMSDDVSGRLAEAVRRDRKTGKKRDFDEEARQQKEKEEKEQKVKEKYSRWGKGLKQVEEQKQNLEEAMKLMAKPLARYADDEDLDRLLRDQERDGDPMLDYIRGKKAASDPAAKARPKYQGSYPTNRFGIPPGYRWDGVDRSSGFEKQWFEQRNAQKAREEEAYKWSTADM
- the LOC134542083 gene encoding BUD13 homolog isoform X2, with product MSTTLSQKDYIKRYLSKSDSTKKKKKRKPNTAAQSKLRIVDDDIDLSSMRPVGDDELELYNLDEDAPQVAGVIDERPEEVRTMEDFRASKRWKVVSDSTSDIIVTEFNGSSGNKNSGDKLKPNEDGSKSSVSCKKDSAGSEVEDSSVHHSVKDSKQLIGDSDISPVLKIKSERITDSDSDTSVSRKYRLVHKNGLEHKDSRSLEENRKLTHKSISNDLKISVSKKPRNKNKLDINMHNDSDSDLSVPRQSRKKERDKGLDENMKRKKDLSGQSDSDLSLPRPSKGKEVKNRKSEKERKRFIKKELSEQSDSDLSLSRPPKCKADKHKRPEEDRKRHRKSDNDSDLSLPRPSKSKERLKHKRKEVVEKRRRQKSSSEQSDSDLTLPRLSKSDRVIDKRPEQVNTKDREKILRDERDSDSSLPRPSKSDGRVKHRRPERIKKRHKNKHSSGESDSDISVLRPSKSDDRMKHKNQEEAKMRDRKRKSSKDSDSDLSEPRPLKNKDRVKHKRSEEVGKRRRRKVSREPSDSDFSVPRPSKSDRVIPRSIEENMRERKKGCREEISSDSSLPRPSKSNSKLKRKRLEKLEQKRTNKGLSRESDSDISVPQPSKSYRFEHKSREEKKRVRKRYSSEESDHKVKHKSREVIKRHRRNGSIEENSDTSLRGLSKSNDSFKHRRSKELKKRDRSKRSSEESETDSPPPMPTRNKVLQRNSRFDHSLAKEARGSQPCSPGEGGRSGSPPRAPGRNSAQPSRSPEAGSRKLQRTLDGKLAGLQDAKNLREEIRSFAEREKDLFSKMSDDVSGRLAEAVRRDRKTGKKRDFDEEARQQKEKEEKEQKVKEKYSRWGKGLKQVEEQKQNLEEAMKLMAKPLARYADDEDLDRLLRDQERDGDPMLDYIRGKKAASDPAAKARPKYQGSYPTNRFGIPPGYRWDGVDRSSGFEKQWFEQRNAQKAREEEAYKWSTADM